Proteins encoded in a region of the Phalacrocorax carbo chromosome 15, bPhaCar2.1, whole genome shotgun sequence genome:
- the GCN1 gene encoding stalled ribosome sensor GCN1 isoform X1 — translation MAADTQISDTLKRFAVKVTTASVKERREILSELGKCISGKDLPEGAVKGLCKLFCLTLHRYRDAASRRALQLALQQLAESQPDATAKNLLQSLQSSGIGGKAGAPSKSSGSAALLALSWTCLLVRTVFSTPDKRQGETWKKLVEVQCLLLLEVLGGSRKQAVDGAMKKLNRLWKENQDLVDQYLSVILGLDPSQSYAAMLGLVVQFCTAQKEVDIIKRYKGALLDFYLKTILMSKAKPQKHVLDSCSPLLRYVSHAEFKDLVLPTLQKSLLRSPENVIETISCLLVSVNLDLSQYALDIVKGLASHLKSNSVQLMDEAVVALKNLARQCSDPSAVESLGRHLFAILGGSEGKLTVVAQKMSVLSGIGSLSHHVVSGSSSQALTGTMAELFIPFLQQEVHEGTLVHAVSVLALWCVRFTTEVPKKLVEWLKKAFSLKTSTSAVRHAYLQCMLASFKGDTLLQGMDLLPMLIQTVEKAASQSTQVPMVTEGVAAALLICRMSVIEGQTESKLSGFWQLILDEKKQIFTSEKFLQSAPEEAMCTVLQLTERLLLDHAQRLPESKVQQYHRALVAVLLSRTWHVRRQAHQTVKKLLSSLGGYRLAYGLLEELKVVLSSHKVLPHEVLVTESGELSELGKTYVPPRVLHEALCVISSVAGLDVDSSEPEKLALEMLLVSHHPSVVAVQPGLWPALLIRMKIDPKDFITKHLNDILQRIIAHTLENQSSMNAVGSLSLLSPGRVLPQLISTISASMENPALCQVTREEFAIMKTPEGELYDKSIIQSAQQDSVKKANMKRENKAYSFKEQIIELELKEEIKKKKGIKDEVQLTSKQKELMHAQLERESQIRKRLKELDNELETALGLLDSVIKRKPPGLTQYIPGLVSSFLPLFRSPLAAPRIKKPFLSLASCVMPARLKTFGTLVSHVTLRLMKPECELDESWCQEELPTALNRVVSLLHAHTIPSRTGKGEPGAAPLSAPAFSLVFPLLKTVMTEAPHDSEDKEEFLVKILQILTVHAQLRSSANGQALLVDENGPELLPRRDMLVLLTRVIGTGSPRLQVLASNALTALCTSSSGEVGCAYAEQEEIDVLLQALQSPCMNVRDAALRGLMELQMVLPTPDSDEKNGLNLLRRLWVVKFDVEDEIQKLAERLWESMGLELQPDLCSLLIKDVIYHEEAVRQAGAEALSRAVAKYRNQAAEVMNKLTEIYQEKLYRPPPVLDALGRVISESPPDQWEARCGIALALNKLSQHLDSSQVKPLFQFFVPDALNDRSPEVRKCMLDAALSTLNTHGKDNVNSLLPVFEEFLKNAPNDASYDAVRQSVVILMGSLAKHLDKSDPKVKPIVGKLIAALSTPSQQVQESVASCLPPLVPAIKEDAGGMIQKLMQLLLESDKYAERKGAAYGLAGLVKGLGILSLKQQEMMTTLTDAIQDKKNFRRREGALFAFEMLCNMLGKLFEPYVVHVLPHLLLCFGDGNQYVREAADDCAKAVMSNLSTHGVKLVLPSLLAALEEESWRTKAGSVELLGAMAYCAPKQLSSCLPNIVPKLTEVLTDSHVKVQNAGQQALRQIGSVIRNPEILAIAPVLLDALTDPSRKTQKCLQTLLDTKFVHFIDAPSLALIMPIVQRAFQDRSTDTRKMAAQIIGNMYSLTDQKDLAPYLPSVTPGLKASLLDPVPEVRTVSAKALGAMVKGMGESCFEDLLPWLMETLTYEQSSVDRSGAAQGLAEVMAGLGVEKLEKLMPEIVATASKVDIAPHVRDGYIMMFNYLPITFGDKFTPYVGPIIPCILKALADENEFVRDTALRAGQRIISMYAETAIALLLPQLEDGLFDDLWRIRFSSVQLLGDLLFHISGVTGKMTTETASEDDNFGTAQSNKAIINALGVERRNRVLAGLYMGRSDTQLVVRQASLHVWKIVVSNTPRTLREILPTLFGLLLKFLASTCADKRTVAARTLGDLVRKLGEKILPEIIPILEDGLRSAKSDERQGVCIGLSEIMKSTSRDAVLLFSESLVPTVRKALCDPLEEVREAAAKTFEQLHSTIGHQALEDILPFLLKQLNNEEMSDFAVDGLKQVMAVKSRVVLPYLVPKLITPPVNTRVLAFLSSVAGDALTRHLSVILPAMMSALKEKLGTSEEQLEMANCQSVILSVEDDAGQRIIIEDLLEATRSPELGMRQAAAVILNIYCSKTKADYTGHLKSLVSGLIRLFNDTNPVVLNESWDALNSITKKLDAGNQLALIEDLHKDIRIVGNEAKGKHVPGFCIPKKGVTSILLVLREGVLTGNPEQKEEAAKALGLVIKLTSAEALKPSVVSITGPLIRILGDRFSWNVKVALLETLSLLLAKVEIALKPFLPQLQTTFTKALQDSNRAVRLKAADALGKLIVIHVKVDPLFTELLNGIRSSDDSAIRDTMLQALRFVTRGAGAKVDAAIRKNISTVLLGMLGHDEDATRMASAGCLAELCAFLSEEELSTVLHQHLLADVSGIDWMVRHGRSLALSVAVSVAPSRLCSPKYYNSVQEMILSNATADRIPIAVSGIRGMGFLMKYHMEGGGDLPPKLSNLFIKCLQNSSSDIKLVAEKMIWWANKNHLPSLDPQTIKPILKALLDNTKDKNTSVRAYSDQAIVNLLKMRAGEEVLESVSKILDAASLELLNESCRRSLKKLAGQADSDEQIDDTILT, via the exons TGATGCAGCATCCCgcagagccctgcagctggcGCTTCAGCAGCTCGCGGAGTCCCAGCCAGATGCAACAGCGAAAAACCTCCTGCAGTCACTTCAGTCCTCGGGGATCGGCGGCAAGGCTGGAGCTCCCAG CAAGAGCAGTggatctgcagctctgctggcgcTCTCCTGGACATGCCTGCTTGTACGCACAGTCTTTTCAACACCTGACAAGAGACAGGGCGAAACGTGGAAAAAACTG GTGGAGGTTCAGTGTTTGCTCCTTTTGGAAGTCTTGGGAGGTTCTCGTAAGCAGGCGGTGGATGGGGCCATGAAGAAATTGAACAGGCTCTGGAAAGAG AACCAAGATCTGGTGGATCAATACCTATCTGTCATTCTTGGTCTTGACCCGAGCCAGAGTTACGCTGCAATGTTGGGACTTGTGGTGCAGTTTTGCACGGCCCAGAAAGAGGTTGATATTATTAAACGATACAAG GGTGCTCTTCTGGATTTCTACTTGAAGACCATCCTTATGAGCAAGGCAAAGCCTCAGAAGCATGTGCTG GACAGCTGTTCCCCGCTTCTTCGGTACGTGTCTCATGCTGAATTCAAGGACTTAGTTTTGCCAACTCTGCAGAAATCCCTCCTACGGAGTCCTGAGAATGTAATTGAAA caaTCTCTTGCTTGCTCGTATCTGTGAACCTGGATCTCAGCCAGTATGCTCTAGACATTGTGAAAGGACTGGCCA GTCATCTGAAATCCAACAGTGTGCAGCTAATGGATGAAGCAGTTGTGGCATTGAAGAACTTGGCTCGACAGTGTAGTGATCCTTCGGCTGTGGAGTCGCTGGGCAGACACCTTTTTGCCATCTTGGGGG GCTCAGAAGGGAAGCTGACAGTTGTTGCTCAGAAGATGAGCGTCCTTTCAG GGATTGGCAGCCTTAGTCACCATGTGGTTTCCGGATCCTCTAGCCAAGCTCTGACTGGAACCATGGCTGAGCTTTTCATCCCTTTCCTGCAACAAGAAG TCCACGAAGGCACGTTGGTTCATGCAGTCTCTGTCCTGGCTCTTTGGTGTGTTCGGTTCACCACAGAAGTTCCTAAGAAGTTGGTAGAATGGCTAAAGAAAGCCTTCAGCCTTAAAACCTCTACTTCGGCTGTGAGGCATGCCTACCTGCAGTGCATGCTAGCCTCTTTCAAAG GTGACACATTATTACAGGGAATGGACTTGCTGCCAATGCTGATCCAAACAGTAGAAAAAGCAGCATCTCAAAGTACTCAGGTTCCCATGGTAACTGAAGGAGTCGCTGCAGCTTTGTTGATCTGCAGGATGTCTGTAATTGAGGGACAAACTG AGTCTAAGCTGAGTGGTTTCTGGCAGCTGATTCTGgatgagaaaaaacaaatttttacaTCTGAGAAGTTCTTGCAGTCTGCGCCAGAGGAAG CGATGTGTACAGTACTGCAGCTGACAGAGCGCCTTCTCTTGGATCATGCACAACGACTGCCTGAAAGTAAAGTTCA gCAGTATCACCGTGCTCTTGTTGCAGTACTGCTGAGTCGGACCTGGCATGTTCGAAGACAGGCCCATCAAACAGTTAAGAAGCTCTTGTCCTCTCTGGGAGGGTACAGACTGGCCTATGGGCTCTTGGAGGAGCTGAAAGTGGTTCTCAGTTCTCATAAG GTTCTGCCTCATGAGGTCCTGGTGACAGAGTCGGGAGAGCTGTCGGAGCTAGGAAAGACATACGTTCCTCCCCGTGTCCTTCATGAGGCACTCTGTGTCATCTCAAGTGTGGCAGGGCTTGATGTGGATTCCTCTGAGCCAGAAAAGCTGGCACTGGAGATGCTGCTGGTGAGCCATCATCCGTCTGTAG TGGCAGTGCAGCCAGGTCTTTGGCCAGCCCTCCTCATCAGGATGAAGATAGATCCCAAAGACTTCATCACCAAACACCTGAATGACATATTACAGAGGATCATTGCCCACACTCTGGAGAACCAG TCATCTATGAATGCGGTGGgatctctctctctgctttcacCTGGTAGAGTGCTCCCACAGCTCATCAGCACTATCTCAGCATCAATGGAGAATCCAGCTTTGTGCCAGGTTACTCGAGAGGAATTTGCCATCATGAAGACACCAGAGGGAGAACTGTATGACAAGTCTATAATACAGAG tgCTCAACAGGATAGTGTGAAAAAGGCTAACATGAAGAGGGAGAACAAAGCTTATTCCTTCAAGGAGCAAATCATTGAGCTGGAGCTGAAGGAG GAAATAAAGAAGAAGAAGGGAATAAAGGATGAGGTGCAACTGACTAGCAAGCAGAAGGAGCTGATGCatgcacagctggaaagggagtCTCAAATAAGAAAACGGCTGAAGGAG CTTGATAATGAGCTGGAAACAGCCCTAGGACTCCTGGACAGTGTTATAAAGAGAAAGCCTCCTGGTCTAACTCAGTACATCCCTGGTCTCGTCAGTTCTTTCTTGCCACTTTTTCGATCACCTTTAGCTGCTCCAAGGATTAagaaaccttttctttccttggctTCTTGTGTCATGCCTGCTCGACTGAAAACCTTTG GTACTTTAGTGAGCCATGTGACCTTGCGCCTGATGAAACCAGAATGTGAATTAGATGAGTCCTGGTGTCAAGAAGAGCTGCCTACTGCTCTGAACAGAGTTGTTAGCTTGCTGCATGCCCATACCATTCCTAGCCGAACGGGCAAGGGAGAGCCAG GTGCTGCCCCATTATCGGCTCCAGCGTTTTCCTTAGTCTTTCCTCTCCTAAAGACTGTTATGACTGAGGCGCCTCATGACAGTGAAGACAAGGAGGAGTTTCTGGTCAAGATTCTGCAGATCCTGACAGTCCATGCTCAGCTGAGATCATCAGCAAATGGCCAGGCTTTGCTGGTGGATGAG AATGGCCCAGAGTTGCTGCCCCGGAGGGACATGCTGGTTCTGCTGACGCGGGTGATAGGAACGGGTTCTCCACGGTTACAG GTTTTGGCTTCCAATGCACTGACCGCCCTGTGCACAAGCAGCAGCGGGGAGGTCGGCTGTGCCTATGCAGAACAGGAGGAGATCGATGTGTTACTTCAGGCCCTGCAATCTCCGTGCATGAACGTTCGAGATGCAGCTCTCAGG GGACTGATGGAGCTACAAATGGTTCTACCAACTCCAGACAGTGATGAAAAGAATGGGCTGAATCTGTTGCGTCGCCTTTGGGTAGTGAAGTTTGATGTGGAGGATGAGATTCAGAAGTTGGCAGAGAG GCTGTGGGAGTCTATgggtctggagctgcagcctgacctctgttctctgctgatcAAAGATGTCATCTACCATGAAGAGGCCGTGCGACAAGCAGGTGCTGAAGCTCTTTCCAGAGCTGTAGCTAAGTATCGAAACCAAGCAGCAGAAGTCATGAATAAACTTACAGAGATTTACCAGGAGAAGCTCTAC aggCCACCTCCAGTTTTGGATGCTTTGGGTCGAGTGATATCTGAATCGCCACCTGACCAGTGGGAAGCAAG GTGTGGCATAGCTTTGGCCCTCAACAAGCTCTCGCAGCATCTGGACAGTTCTCAGGTGAAGCccctctttcagttttttgTACCGGATGCCCTGAATGATCGCAGTCCTGAAGTCAGGAAGTGCATGTTAGATGCGGCTCTTTCAACGCTCAACACTCATGGCAAA gacaATGTTAACTCTCTCTTGCCAGTGTTTGAAGAATTCCTGAAAAATGCTCCTAATGATGCCAGCTATGATGCTGTCAGGCAGAGCGTGGTCATTCTGATGGGTTCACTGGCAAAACATCTGGACAAGAGTGACCCTAAAGTGAAACCAATTGTTGGCAAACTGATAGCAGCCTTGTCCACACCATCTCAGCAG GTTCAGGAGTCAGTGGCAAGCTGTTTGCCACCCCTGGTGCCTGCAATTAAGGAGGATGCAGGAGGAATGATACAGAAGCTCATGCAGCTGCTTTTAGAGTCTGATAAGTATGCTGAGCGCAAAGGTGCAGCTTATGGGCTGGCAGGCCTGGTGAAAGGCCTTGGCATCCTCTCTCTCAAGCAGCAGGAGATGATGACCACGCTGACCGATGCTATCCAGGACAAGAAGAACTTCCGTCGGCGTGAGG gGGCTCTGTTTGCCTTTGAGATGCTCTGCAACATGCTTGGAAAGCTCTTTGAGCCCTACGTGGTTCATGTGCTACCTcacttgctgctttgttttggagATGGGAACCAGTATGTGCGAGAG GCTGCAGATGACTGTGCCAAAGCTGTGATGAGCAACTTGAGTACTCATGGAGtgaagctggttttgccatcaCTTCTTGCAGCACTGGAAGAGGAATCTTGGAGAACCAAAGCTG GATCAGTGGAACTGCTGGGGGCTATGGCGTACTGCGCTCCCAAACAGCTCTCTTCCTGCTTACCCAATATTGTGCCAAAACTCACTGAAGTGCTCACAGACTCTCATGTGAAGGTGCAGAATGCAGGCCAGCAAGCTCTCAGGCAGATTGGGTCTGTCATCAGGAATCCAGAGATCCTGG cAATTGCTCCAGTTCTGTTGGATGCTCTCACCGACCCCTCCAGGAAGACCCAGAAGTGTCTGCAGACTCTACTGGATACCAAATTTGTCCATTTCATTGATGCGCCGTCCTTAGCACTGATCATGCCAATTGTTCAGAGAGCTTTTCAAGATCGTTCCACGGACACCAGGAAAATGGCTGCCCAGATCATTGGGAACATGTACTCCCTGACTGATCAGAAG GATCTGGCTCCTTACCTACCCAGTGTGACTCCTGGACTGAAGGCGTCTCTGCTGGATCCTGTACCCGAA GTGCGTACAGTGTCTGCAAAGGCGCTGGGAGCCATGGTGAAGGGGATGGGAGAATCCTGCTTTGAGGATTTGTTGCCATGGCTGATGGAGACGCTGACATATGAGCAGAGCTCAGTGGATCGATCTGGTGCTGCTCAAG gtctgGCTGAAGTTATGGCTGGTTTGGGGGTAGAAAAGCTGGAGAAGCTTATGCCAGAGATTGTAGCCACTGCCAGTAAAGTGGATATTGCTCCACATGTACGAGATGGTTATATCATGATGTTCAACTACCTGCCAATTACCTTTGGAGACAAGTTCACTCCGTATGTTGGTCCCATCATTCCTTGTATCCTTAAG GCACTGGCAGACGAGAACGAGTTTGTGCGGGACACTGCCCTGCGCGCTGGCCAGAGAATCATAAGTATGTACGCTGAGACTGCCATTGCACTTCTCCTGCCACAGCTTGAGGATGGTCTGTTTGATGACTTGTGGAGGATAAG GTTTAGCTCAGTTCAGCTCCTTGGAGATCTTCTGTTCCATATCTCAGGAGTGACTGGAAAAATGACGACAGAAACTGCCTCAGAGGATGACAACTTTGGAACAGCCCAGTCAAACAAG GCTATTATTAATGCTCTTGGTGTGGAGAGGAGGAAcagggtgctggcagggctgtACATGGGCCGCTCTGACACCCAGCTGGTCGTGCGTCAGGCCTCCTTACATGTCTGGAAGATTGTAGTCTCAAACACTCCTCGCACGCTGCGTGAAATTTTGCCAACCCTCTTTGGGCTTCTGCTGAAGTTCTTGGCCAGTACTTGCGCAGATAAGCGAACG GTTGCAGCACGGACACTAGGAGACCTTGTCCGAAAGTTGGGAGAGAAGATCCTTCCTGAAATCATTCCTATTCTGGAAGACGGACTGAGGTCGGCCAAGAGTGATGAGAGACAAGGAGTCTGCATTGGGTTGAGTGAGATAATGAAATCTACCAGCAGGGATGCG GTACTGCTTTTCTCCGAGTCCCTAGTTCCTACAGTGAGAAAAGCGCTGTGTGACCCTCTGGAAGAAGTCCGAGAGGctgcagctaaaacatttgaaCAGTTGCACTCAACAATTGGACATCAAGCTCTTGAAGACATTCTGCCATTTTTGCTGAAGCAGCTG AATAACGAAGAAATGTCTGACTTTGCTGTGGATGGCCTTAAACAAGTTATGGCTGTCAAGAGCCGTGTGGTGCTGCCTTATTTGGTGCCAAAG CTGATTACTCCCCCTGTGAACACCCGCGTGCTAGCCTTCCTCTCATCAGTGGCAGGGGATGCTCTGACACGGCACCTGAGTGTCATCCTGCCTGCTATGATGTCTGCACTGAAAGAGAAGCTGGGGACCAGTGAAGAGCAGTTG GAGATGGCAAACTGCCAGTCGGTAATCCTGTCTGTGGAAGATGATGCTGGACAAAGAATTATAATTGAAGACTTACTAGAAGCTACCCGCAGCCCTGAGCTGGGAATGAGACAGGCAGCAGCTGTCATTCTGAATATCTACTGCTCCAAGACAAAAGCAGACTATACTGGTCATCTCAAGAGCTTGGTTTCAGGCTTGATACGTCTATTCAATGATACCAACCCTGTAGTTCTGAATGAAAGCTGGGATGCACTTAATTCAATCACCAAG AAATTAGATGCTGGGAACCAGCTTGCTCTCATTGAGGACCTGCACAAGGATATCAGGATTGTAGGGAATGAGGCTAAAGGCAAGCATGTGCCAGGATTCTGCATTCCTAAGAAG GGAGTGACTTCCATACTCCTGGTGCTGCGGGAAGGTGTTTTAACTGGTAATCcagagcagaaggaggaggcagcaaagGCCTTAGGGCTTGTTATTAAGCTGACTTCTGCTGAAGCTCTTAAACCATCTGTGGTGAGCATTACTGGGCCACTTATTCGGATCCTGGGAGATCGGTTCAGCTGGAATGTCAAGGTGGCTCTGCTTGAAACACTAAGCCTTCTTTTAGCTAAG GTTGAGATTGCCCTGAAACCATTTTTGCCCCAGCTGCAAACAACCTTCACCAAAGCTCTACAAGACTCAAACCGTGCTGTTCGCCTTAAAGCTGCTGATGCTCTCGGTAAACTCATTGTCATCCATGTAAAAGTGGATCCTCTCTTTACGGAGCTCCTGAACGGAATTCGTTCCAGTGATGACTCTGCCATCAG GGACACGATGCTGCAAGCTCTGCGGTTTGTAACACGAGGAGCTGGTGCAAAAGTTGATGCTGCAATTAGGAAGAATATCAGCACGGTGCTTCTAGGGATGCTGGGACATGATGAG GATGCCACCCGCATGGCCTCAGCTGGCTGCTTAGCAGAACTGTGTGCGTTTCTGTCAGAAGAAGAGCTCAGTACTGTTCTCCACCAGCACTTACTGG CAGATGTCTCTGGCATTGACTGGATGGTGAGGCACGGCCGAAGCCTGGCGCTCTCTGTGGCTGTAAGTGTTGCTCCGAGCAGGCTGTGTTCCCCCAAATACTACAACAGCGTTCAGGAGATGATCCTCAGCAATGCCACTGCTGACAGG ATTCCCATTGCAGTTAGTGGCATCAGAGGGATGGGCTTTCTTATGAAATACCAcatggaaggaggaggggaCCTGCCTCCAAAACTGTCAAACCTCTTTATTAAG